The region CGGCGCTCGCGGGCCTGGACGCGCTCGACACCCCCACGGACAACCGCCGTCCCTGGTGGCGGAAGGCCTTGACCACCGGCCTGCCGCCGCTCGTGGCCCTGGTGCTCGCCGTCGTCGTCTGGCAGGCGCTGTGGGCGTCCGCGATCTGGCCGGAGTTCAAGCTCCCCGCGCCGATCGCGGTGTGGGACTCGTTCGCGGCGAGGCTCGTGACCGGCGAGATCTGGTCGATCCTGTGGACCTCGATCAGCCGCGCGTTCCTCGGCTTCGCGATCGCGCTGGTGATCGCGACCCCGCTCGGCCTGCTGGTGGCGAAGGTCAAGGTCGTGCGGTCCGCGATCGGCCCGCTGCTCTCCGGCCTGCAGAGCCTGCCGTCGGTCGCGTGGGTCCCGGCGGCGATCCTCTGGTTCGGCCTCACCGACGCGACGATCTACTTCGTCGTCCTGCTGGGCTCGGTGCCGTCGATCGCGAACGGGCTGGTCTCCGGCATCGACCAGATCCCGCCGATCCTGCCGCGGGTCGGGAAGGTCCTCGGCGCCCGCGGGCTCACCAGCGCCCGCCACGTGCTGCTGCCCGCCGCGCTGCCGGGATACCTCTCGGGCTGCAAGCAGGGCTGGGCCTTCTCCTGGCGCTCGCTGATGGCCGCGGAGATCATCGCCGCCGGCCCGCTGCTCGGCGTCGGCCTGGGCGCGTACCTCAAGCAGGGCAGCGACTACAACGACATCAGCGCCGTGTTCGCCGCGATCGTGCTGATCCTGGTGGTCGGGATCGGGATCGAGCTGCTGGTGTTCCGCCCGATCGAGCGCCGGGTCCTGCGCGCCCGCGGGCTGGCGCTCGGGGTGTAGGCACCCCCTCTCCGGCAGATGAGCCGCGTTCACGCCCGGCGTGAACGCGGCTCTTCTGCGAGGCCGAGAGTCACGCCGCGGACGCGGCCTCGCGGGCCGTCGGCAGCGAGCGCAGCACGGCGCGGGCCACCCCGTCGTTGTAGCGCAGGCTCTGCGCGTTCATCCCGGGCCGTGTGAAGGCCCCGGCGACCTTGACGGTCGTGTGCGGACCCACCGCGAACCGGTGCTCGTGCGCCACCCCGGCGGTGTCGATCAGGGCGCCGTCCGCCGGACGCACCCGGATCAGCCCGGTGCGGCGCAGGACCGTGCCGTCCGGCTCGGTCAGGACGTCCTCGACCACCTCACCCGCCCGCACCAGCGAGGCGAGCAACGGGTCCGACGTGCGCTCCGCGCTGGAGTCCGGGAGGCGGGCGTCGATCAGGATCGTCGAGGTGACCGGCGGGGCCCCCGCGAGCGCGCCGCTCCCGGCGCGGAACCCCTCGTCGTCGACCTCGACCCACATGCCCGGGCCGAGGAACTCGACGAACCCGGCGCGGGAGAGCGCAAGCAGCTGCCGGACGCGGAACCCGGGCGGACCGCTCGCGACGGAGTTGAAGAAGCTCTGCCACCACGGGACGTCCCGGGCCCGGGAAGGCGCCGAGAGCACGTCGAGCCCCTGGATCCGGGTCATCTCGCCGTACACGGACAGCATCGCGACGAACGCGCCGAGGTGGGCGCTGTGCGCGGGGTCGACGTGCTGGCGGAGGTCCTCGGCGATCCGCTCCCGGACGAGCGGCTGCAGCTCCTCCAGGGACTCCGCGCGCAGCCCGTCGAAGGGCCGGTCGAGGGCGGCGAAGTCGAGGCGGAACAGCGGGTCCGGGACGGCCTCGGCGATCAGCGCGTCCATCTCCGGGGTGCCCCACTCCAGCGCCGCGTAGCGCTCCGCGAACACCTCCCAGGGCATCCGCGCCGGGTCGGGGTGGCCGGCGAGGAGCTCGCGGTACCAGCCCCACGCGATCTCCTTGGCCATCACCGGCCAGAGGTGGTCGCGCAGCTCGAGGGGCCGGTGGGCGGCGCTCAGCGCGTCGACGTCGTCCGGTCCGAAGAACCGCGGCAGCGGCGGACGGCCCGCGGCCAGCCCGTAGTGCGACTTGGAGTGGTACGGCGCGCCTCGCGGGGAGCCGACGACCAGGCGCGGCTCCTCCCCGGACGGAACGTAGGTGAGCTCCTCGGTTCCCTCGAACCGGCCGCCCCGGCCCTCGAACAGCAGCACCATCAGATCGATGAACGCGAGCCCCATCCCGCGGGCGATCACCGTCTCCCCCGGCTCGACGACGGACAGGTCCGAGTCCGTCGTCTGCTCCGGCGGGAGGTAGCGCAGGCCCGAGGCATCCGCCCGGGCCAGCATCTCCTGCTCGTCGGCGGTAGGGGCC is a window of Pseudonocardia sp. T1-2H DNA encoding:
- a CDS encoding ABC transporter permease produces the protein MPPESPTVTPPNDSAAALAGLDALDTPTDNRRPWWRKALTTGLPPLVALVLAVVVWQALWASAIWPEFKLPAPIAVWDSFAARLVTGEIWSILWTSISRAFLGFAIALVIATPLGLLVAKVKVVRSAIGPLLSGLQSLPSVAWVPAAILWFGLTDATIYFVVLLGSVPSIANGLVSGIDQIPPILPRVGKVLGARGLTSARHVLLPAALPGYLSGCKQGWAFSWRSLMAAEIIAAGPLLGVGLGAYLKQGSDYNDISAVFAAIVLILVVGIGIELLVFRPIERRVLRARGLALGV
- a CDS encoding FAD/NAD(P)-binding protein is translated as MHSTAIAIVGAGPRGVGILERLAASVSELRPDTALDVHLIDPYPAGAGRIWRSAQSPLLAMNSMAADVTMYTDESVVCEGPIRTGPSFWDWAQEERAGDLAGWPADLADELRAVTASTFPSRRLQSEYLGRVLRDVVVALPAGMCVHVHETRATGLSEQGGRQVVALEGEAPLIVDTVVLASGHLDAAPTADEQEMLARADASGLRYLPPEQTTDSDLSVVEPGETVIARGMGLAFIDLMVLLFEGRGGRFEGTEELTYVPSGEEPRLVVGSPRGAPYHSKSHYGLAAGRPPLPRFFGPDDVDALSAAHRPLELRDHLWPVMAKEIAWGWYRELLAGHPDPARMPWEVFAERYAALEWGTPEMDALIAEAVPDPLFRLDFAALDRPFDGLRAESLEELQPLVRERIAEDLRQHVDPAHSAHLGAFVAMLSVYGEMTRIQGLDVLSAPSRARDVPWWQSFFNSVASGPPGFRVRQLLALSRAGFVEFLGPGMWVEVDDEGFRAGSGALAGAPPVTSTILIDARLPDSSAERTSDPLLASLVRAGEVVEDVLTEPDGTVLRRTGLIRVRPADGALIDTAGVAHEHRFAVGPHTTVKVAGAFTRPGMNAQSLRYNDGVARAVLRSLPTAREAASAA